Genomic segment of Arachis stenosperma cultivar V10309 chromosome 4, arast.V10309.gnm1.PFL2, whole genome shotgun sequence:
tcttcattttgaatttcttgatatGGAGGGGCAAGCAGCTAAACGGAGGCGCGTGTACTCGATTGAACCCAAGAAAGTGGTAGAAGAAGCAGTGTTTACAAGGAATTACATGAACTATTTGGTTCCGGCATTGATGAAGATCAAGGCGGGAAAAAGGAGTAGCCATTGTTGTGAGATTCAGAATGTTGTGAAGCATGAAGTGGACATGGCAATGGTGTTCTCGGCACAAGGTTTTGCATGGAGTAATGCTCTCAAAGCCAACCTTCAAAGGTACCAAAATGAACATAGTAGTAGTAGTGGTGGTCCAATAATAACTAGTTCAAAGTCCATCAAGTATGTTAATAAGGACATAAAAGGAGAAGAATATGAAGATGGgtttatcaataataataataataataataataataataataataataataataataataataataataatagcaaGTTGAGGTGCTTAAGAAGGTTGATACCCGGTGGAGAAGATATGTGCAATGAACAAATGGTTGAAGAATTAGAGAGCTATATAAGCTGTTTGAAAATGCAGGTCAATGTTCTTCAATACCTTGCAGACCAAAATtgttgattttatttaatttatatatatcatCTTTTTGTTATATATTGTTTTCATGTTATATTGTATTGTATTATTGCAATTTGAAATATGAGCCATATTGTAAATATATACTTTTAAAGTTGTTTATTAAGGTATTTATTAGatgggaaaagaaaaattggaGGATCGGAGAGTTTGGGGTTCTCCAAATTCCCCACTGCAATGAAGAGATTATTCTAGcttgtactttattttttacttttgagaaaaatactaattatacATGATAAAAGTAACAACGTACTAATAACTACATgtttattccttttttttttcctttcctcCAAAAGTGCGTGTAGTATATGAGAAGCAGGAAATTGGAATGAAGTTGGGTTACTTTGAATGTTTAGTAATATATATCTTAGTGAAGGTTTTCAATAGCGTAGAGTAGGAGgtttaaaattaagatttttttatgtttttaaatttaaatactaAAACAGATTCTGTAATTTTGTTATTGTTGTATCCGTGATACTGATTATGCaagaaataatttatttttgtctcgtaataaaataaaaacagaacaggaaaaaaaaaaaaaaacacaatcaTGTATTCTACTTTAATCACTTTGTGTAATGTGGTATACATCTAATCTCTATtataattatgataaaattttcactatttttatcaaagattataaacataaattttttagttgGATTCTTCTTAATCCTATTTGGGACGAACCAAGCTTCTAATTAAGATTGTTTCGATTAGGTTCACTCCCTAGACTTTTAACATTAAGTGCTCACTCAACTTAGCAAAAAAACCTCTCGGATTCAtgattacaaataaaaatacatcaaaAGAGTTTTCACATAATAATGACTTTTCTCTCCAAGTTAATTCTCTTTGTCTTTTTTCTTAAATGATTTTTTCATATActtcacaaattttcttttaccatgagaagaaattaaagaaagataaattgaaaAAGCAAGATATACAATGTGCAACAcctcttatttttaaaaaatttaattatgaattagttatattttatcttattaaattgagcttctattatagaaattattttattgaagatatttaaattaaacgtttatgagaattttatatgatttaatttaaatacttGAATTTGGTTCAATTTTAtgaacaaacaaaaaattaattgatttatctctaattttaaattagaatacctatttaaaaataatttgtaagttgattaaatatataatattctcaaaaataattatatttgctTTTTAATTACTATACTATCTTTACCCTTTTTACCaaaccctaatcctaattcttAACATCAAACTTATAGTAATCCTAATTTTACCTTAAAACACACTCACTCACTCTTTTTCTCAGCCGCCACCCCC
This window contains:
- the LOC130976987 gene encoding transcription factor bHLH146-like, which encodes MEGQAAKRRRVYSIEPKKVVEEAVFTRNYMNYLVPALMKIKAGKRSSHCCEIQNVVKHEVDMAMVFSAQGFAWSNALKANLQRYQNEHSSSSGGPIITSSKSIKYVNKDIKGEEYEDGFINNNNNNNNNNNNNNNNNNNNNSKLRCLRRLIPGGEDMCNEQMVEELESYISCLKMQVNVLQYLADQNC